Proteins found in one Mucilaginibacter gracilis genomic segment:
- a CDS encoding sensor histidine kinase translates to MENNKVLVHAPAKCGTICYPKGVSHQLANESLLSQIKIFFTKLFDTADWPARWHCGNWANFHGWLYIISDAAIWIAYFAIPILLFRIISKRKDIPFPKILWLFIAFILLCGSTHLLDAIIFWWPAYRLNALIKFMTAIVSLFTVYALYKLLPMIYRLRTLDELEAEIIERKKAEEEVRLQQVSIRATEELMAKKDEFMSIASHELKTPITTVKASLQVLEKMVAKNENLADIAPFVHRSSKQINKLTSLIDELLDVTKIHAGKLELKKNEFNLMEMVIECVDQCRSADEKHLVDIRGDESLTLFADHERIDQVLCNFLTNAFKYSPANSQVEVHFERLANGRIRLSVSDQGIGIPEDNISHVFNRFFRVANTSQNYSGIGLGLYISSQIIKAHNGEIGVINNPLNGVTFWFII, encoded by the coding sequence ATGGAAAATAACAAGGTTTTGGTGCATGCGCCGGCAAAGTGCGGTACAATATGTTATCCAAAAGGCGTTTCGCACCAATTGGCCAACGAAAGCCTGTTAAGCCAGATAAAGATTTTTTTTACCAAGCTGTTTGATACTGCCGATTGGCCAGCCAGATGGCACTGCGGAAATTGGGCCAACTTCCACGGCTGGTTATATATCATTTCGGATGCTGCAATCTGGATAGCTTATTTTGCTATTCCTATTTTGCTATTCCGCATCATCAGCAAACGAAAAGATATCCCGTTTCCAAAAATCCTGTGGCTTTTTATCGCCTTTATACTGCTATGCGGTTCCACTCATTTATTAGATGCCATTATTTTTTGGTGGCCGGCTTACCGGCTAAATGCATTAATAAAATTCATGACGGCCATTGTGTCGCTATTCACTGTGTATGCCCTATATAAATTATTACCGATGATTTATCGCTTGCGCACGCTTGATGAATTGGAAGCAGAAATAATAGAGCGAAAAAAAGCCGAAGAGGAAGTTAGGCTCCAGCAGGTATCAATAAGGGCTACCGAAGAATTGATGGCCAAAAAAGACGAATTTATGAGTATTGCCAGCCACGAACTAAAAACGCCTATTACCACCGTTAAGGCATCGTTGCAGGTGCTGGAAAAAATGGTTGCCAAAAACGAAAACCTGGCCGACATTGCTCCTTTTGTGCACCGCTCATCCAAACAGATTAACAAATTAACAAGCCTAATTGACGAATTATTAGACGTAACAAAAATACACGCCGGAAAACTTGAGCTTAAAAAGAATGAATTTAACTTAATGGAAATGGTGATTGAATGTGTTGACCAATGCCGCTCGGCAGATGAAAAACACCTGGTAGACATACGTGGCGATGAATCATTGACGCTTTTCGCCGATCATGAACGCATTGACCAGGTTTTGTGCAATTTTTTAACCAACGCATTCAAATACTCCCCCGCAAACAGCCAGGTTGAAGTTCATTTTGAACGTTTAGCCAACGGCCGCATCAGGTTAAGCGTTTCGGACCAGGGGATTGGTATACCGGAAGACAATATTAGCCATGTTTTTAACCGTTTCTTCAGAGTAGCGAATACCTCGCAAAATTATTCGGGAATAGGGCTTGGCCTATATATATCTTCACAAATTATTAAAGCTCATAACGGCGAAATAGGCGTTATAAACAACCCTTTAAACGGTGTAACTTTTTGGTTTATCATATAG
- a CDS encoding RagB/SusD family nutrient uptake outer membrane protein, whose product MKIKKLIISSLSLFTLVAVLPACNKSFIDVTPQGIVPVSTYYTTEIDIKTALNGVYSSLRPIYNEQYGFGEVPSDNTETYSESEVLYGEEDKLTWAATSTNLQNAYTRFYATIAYANIVLGHVGTPVMTQANRDSYTGQAKFLRALMYFNLVRMFGGVPLILTEITSEQQAYTYNRATSAAVYAQIEKDLTEAAAVLPASYTGTDIGRATSIAANALLGKVYMFENKFTQAEAILATVSATAGTLIPYNQVFGLGNDNNKDIIFSVQYISGGFSEGNTFARGFVPQPSGTTITTSVTGNSNNIGTADLYRAFEPGDARLATSIGIYNSGTLVYYYAKKFVYSSVTGVSEGDNDWPVLRYGDIILLYAEALNENGKTTDALTQLNLVRTRATLTPKLGLSQEDARTAIRNERRVELCFEAERWFDLVRWGTYVQVMTAFKANNRSANGTIGNVVSTLNLFPIPLREIQLNPNLTQNPGYL is encoded by the coding sequence ATGAAAATTAAAAAACTAATCATAAGCAGCCTTTCCTTATTTACCCTGGTAGCCGTATTGCCCGCTTGTAACAAGTCGTTTATTGATGTTACACCGCAGGGTATAGTTCCGGTAAGTACTTATTATACTACCGAAATTGATATAAAAACAGCACTTAACGGAGTATATAGCAGCTTGAGGCCAATTTATAACGAACAATATGGTTTTGGCGAAGTCCCATCTGACAATACCGAAACTTATAGCGAAAGCGAGGTGCTTTACGGAGAAGAGGATAAACTAACCTGGGCCGCAACATCTACAAACCTGCAAAACGCATACACCCGGTTTTATGCAACCATAGCCTACGCAAATATTGTTTTGGGCCATGTTGGTACCCCGGTAATGACGCAGGCTAACCGTGATAGTTATACCGGCCAGGCTAAGTTTTTAAGAGCGCTAATGTATTTTAACCTGGTGCGCATGTTTGGCGGTGTACCATTAATATTAACCGAAATAACATCAGAGCAACAGGCTTACACCTATAACCGTGCAACATCGGCAGCGGTTTACGCCCAAATAGAAAAGGACTTAACTGAAGCTGCGGCAGTATTACCGGCATCATATACCGGTACCGATATAGGCCGTGCAACCAGCATAGCTGCCAACGCCCTGTTAGGCAAAGTTTACATGTTCGAAAACAAGTTTACCCAGGCCGAAGCAATTTTGGCTACCGTTTCGGCAACAGCCGGTACATTGATACCCTACAACCAGGTATTTGGGTTGGGTAATGATAACAATAAGGATATTATATTTTCGGTACAGTACATCAGCGGTGGCTTTAGCGAAGGTAATACCTTTGCAAGGGGTTTTGTGCCACAGCCATCAGGTACAACAATTACCACATCAGTTACCGGTAATAGTAATAATATTGGCACTGCCGATTTATATAGAGCTTTTGAACCCGGAGATGCCCGCTTAGCTACATCAATAGGCATTTATAATTCGGGCACGCTGGTGTATTATTATGCCAAAAAATTTGTTTACTCAAGCGTTACCGGCGTTAGCGAAGGAGATAACGATTGGCCGGTATTACGTTATGGCGATATTATTTTGCTTTACGCAGAAGCACTTAACGAAAACGGTAAAACTACCGATGCATTAACCCAACTTAACCTGGTACGCACCAGGGCTACCCTTACACCAAAACTTGGGCTTTCACAGGAAGACGCACGTACAGCAATTCGTAATGAAAGGCGTGTAGAGCTTTGCTTTGAAGCCGAAAGATGGTTTGACCTGGTACGCTGGGGTACCTATGTACAGGTGATGACAGCTTTTAAAGCCAATAACAGATCGGCAAACGGCACCATTGGCAATGTTGTGAGCACTTTAAATTTATTTCCTATCCCGTTAAGGGAAATTCAGTTAAATCCTAATTTAACTCAAAACCCCGGATACCTATAA
- a CDS encoding IS1182 family transposase has translation MGAKVVFKPYDPDQLTFLPYKLEELVPEGHPVRIVKQVVDLIDVKPINRKYKGGGASSFHPRLMLKLLVYGYLTNTYSSRKLEDQAAQNVHFMWLLGMKKPDHNTINRFRSEKLSGILKQIFSQIVLLLAEQGIVSLKETVFTDGTKIESVANKYTFVWGKSIKNSKEKIKSQLDELWKYAQGLAAEELKDTTPISFEEINPEKVKETIAKIDAALNDKEEVSKQVKQKLNYARKNWPANLERYDQQEKQLGIRNSFSKTDPDATFMRMKEDHMLNGQLKPGYNLQISTQDQFILNYSLHQTSTDYQTLPSHIDQYEALYNTLPQAVVADAGYGSDENYGILQQKGIEAYIKYNTFDKEQKEGIKAFSNDSLHYNEGENYLTCPMGQRMAHIGDGQRITTSGHVQLISRYQAKNCNNCPMRGVCHSGQGNRIVEVNHSLRKHKQEAKERLNTEQGIKYRKRRPADVEPVFAQLKHNHGFRRFLLKGMSKTEVEIGLLSIAHNLRKWKA, from the coding sequence ATGGGAGCGAAAGTAGTTTTTAAGCCATATGACCCTGACCAGTTAACATTTTTACCGTATAAACTGGAGGAGTTAGTACCTGAGGGCCACCCGGTACGCATAGTCAAACAAGTAGTTGACTTGATAGACGTTAAACCGATCAACCGCAAGTATAAAGGCGGCGGGGCATCAAGCTTCCATCCGCGGCTGATGCTGAAACTGCTGGTGTATGGTTACCTGACCAATACCTATTCATCAAGAAAGCTGGAAGACCAGGCGGCACAGAACGTCCACTTTATGTGGCTGTTGGGGATGAAGAAGCCCGATCACAATACCATAAACCGTTTCCGGAGCGAAAAGCTGTCGGGTATCTTAAAGCAGATCTTCTCTCAGATTGTACTGCTGTTGGCAGAACAGGGTATCGTTTCGCTTAAAGAGACTGTGTTTACCGATGGCACCAAGATCGAATCGGTGGCGAACAAATACACCTTTGTATGGGGCAAAAGCATCAAGAACAGTAAAGAGAAGATCAAAAGCCAGCTGGATGAACTATGGAAGTACGCGCAAGGCCTTGCGGCAGAAGAACTAAAAGATACCACGCCAATATCTTTTGAAGAGATCAACCCTGAAAAAGTAAAAGAAACCATAGCTAAGATCGATGCCGCTTTGAACGACAAGGAAGAAGTAAGCAAGCAGGTCAAACAAAAGCTGAACTATGCCAGAAAGAACTGGCCTGCAAACCTGGAACGTTATGACCAGCAGGAAAAGCAGTTAGGTATCCGTAACAGCTTTTCAAAGACCGACCCGGATGCGACTTTTATGCGGATGAAGGAAGACCACATGCTGAACGGGCAGCTTAAACCTGGATATAACCTACAAATATCCACACAAGATCAGTTCATCCTTAACTACAGCCTGCATCAAACCTCTACCGATTATCAGACCCTGCCATCTCACATAGACCAATACGAAGCACTATACAACACACTTCCCCAAGCAGTTGTGGCCGATGCCGGCTACGGTTCAGACGAGAACTACGGCATCTTACAGCAAAAAGGCATCGAAGCCTATATCAAGTACAATACGTTCGACAAAGAACAAAAGGAAGGCATCAAAGCGTTCAGTAATGACAGCCTGCATTACAACGAAGGGGAAAACTACCTGACCTGCCCGATGGGCCAGCGGATGGCACATATCGGTGATGGTCAAAGAATAACCACATCGGGCCATGTACAGCTGATCAGCCGTTACCAGGCAAAGAATTGTAATAACTGCCCCATGCGTGGCGTATGCCATAGCGGGCAGGGCAACCGGATCGTTGAGGTGAACCATTCCCTGAGAAAACACAAGCAGGAAGCAAAGGAAAGATTAAATACAGAACAGGGCATCAAATACCGAAAGCGAAGGCCTGCCGATGTGGAACCGGTATTTGCCCAACTGAAGCATAATCATGGCTTCAGGCGCTTTCTGCTGAAAGGCATGTCCAAAACCGAGGTCGAAATAGGCCTGTTATCCATCGCTCATAACCTCAGAAAGTGGAAAGCCTGA
- a CDS encoding glycoside hydrolase family 2 TIM barrel-domain containing protein, with the protein MMPIIRKPIFARLSLWFACSFLIVGIAGATPVLKLTADTNYRKDAPPEIENPECLGINKQPAHAVLMPYANLQEALKGNRHASTLSRSLNGNWKFNWVAWPIDRPVDFYKLDYDVSGWKDIAVPSNWEIKGYGTPFYRNIGYTFQKDFPRVMSTPPPKYTAFKERNPVGSYRRDFDLPVTWQGGRTFITFDGVDAGFFLWINGKKVGYSVNSRNAAEFDITAFVKPGKNTVAAEVYQYTSGSYLEDQDMWRLHGIFRNVTLWQAPEEHISDFFIKTDLDALYRNAVEEVSVKIKNYGDKAKASQKALVTVHDGVKIIASGITTVPALAAGQETTVNLQIKITNPLKWTAETPNLYTTVIRLKRDNRVTETISAKTGFRKIEIKGRVFMVNGVPIKLKGVNRHENWPEVGHAITEAQMRRDLDVIKQGNCNHIRTCHYSDDPRWYELCDEYGIYLVAEANLECHGLMNKLNDEPRIKAAMVDRNVANVQSLKNHPSIIIWSLGNECGTGGANFLAALDAVKNIDQTRPTHYEGFGVGDKNPADIDSKMYPPIIAYADSANIKKRLLSSVERAALDKKLTKPFYLCEFAHAMFNSMGSLKEYGDLFDKYPSILGGAIWEFQDQGIWNRRDPKHPILAFGGGFGEFPNDHYFIHKGVVASDRSAKPHYPEMKRVFQWISVSGIDLQKGIVSIRNKYQFINLSAFKCKWTITKDGKQVSSGNINLNGIGALSQKNVKIPYDSDLFTPGAVYYLRLSFTLANNELWAKAGYEQAAEQLKLPTKEAVMAKTTTQPALKLNEDKDVIVVRGNTFALTFDKTLGTLSAIKNNNSEVLMNNGGPMLHLWRAAHQQDDLWADKDWDAYGLKELKWTVNNITASQASPSTVVVKVALTGTGKKDFWIKHQIIYTITGNGTIKVDNEVDSNQPTLAVAHMGVRLFLNADYQRFSYFGRGPFENYPDRKTGSDVGIYNSTVWQQLTPYEKPMECGNHEDVRWAKIWSINAGTGIKVAASNHLLQVSALPFSDEELAATEYKIDLPKSKATVLCINYQTLGVGSNSCGPKPMPQYTVYAAPAKFTYTLLLIH; encoded by the coding sequence ATGATGCCTATCATTCGTAAACCCATTTTTGCAAGGCTGTCGCTATGGTTTGCCTGCTCATTTTTAATTGTGGGTATTGCCGGTGCAACGCCGGTATTAAAGCTAACGGCAGACACCAATTACCGTAAAGATGCGCCGCCCGAAATTGAGAACCCCGAATGTTTGGGCATTAACAAGCAACCTGCGCATGCGGTTTTAATGCCTTACGCCAACCTGCAAGAGGCGTTGAAAGGTAACAGGCATGCTTCAACCTTGTCGCGCAGTTTAAATGGCAATTGGAAATTCAACTGGGTAGCCTGGCCGATAGACCGCCCGGTAGATTTTTATAAATTGGATTACGATGTATCGGGATGGAAAGATATTGCTGTGCCCTCAAACTGGGAAATTAAGGGCTATGGCACGCCATTTTACCGCAACATAGGCTACACGTTCCAAAAAGATTTTCCGCGCGTAATGAGTACGCCGCCCCCCAAATATACGGCTTTTAAAGAGCGTAACCCGGTTGGGAGTTACCGCCGTGATTTTGACCTGCCTGTTACCTGGCAAGGCGGACGGACATTTATTACTTTTGACGGTGTAGATGCCGGATTTTTTTTGTGGATAAACGGTAAAAAAGTGGGCTATAGCGTTAACAGCCGCAACGCAGCCGAATTTGATATTACTGCTTTTGTAAAACCCGGCAAAAATACGGTTGCCGCCGAAGTGTATCAGTATACATCGGGCAGTTACCTGGAAGATCAGGATATGTGGCGCCTGCACGGTATTTTTCGCAATGTAACTTTGTGGCAAGCACCCGAAGAGCATATCAGCGATTTTTTTATTAAAACCGATTTAGATGCGCTTTACCGCAATGCTGTTGAGGAGGTATCTGTTAAAATAAAAAACTATGGTGATAAGGCAAAGGCATCGCAAAAAGCTTTAGTAACGGTTCACGATGGTGTTAAAATTATTGCATCGGGCATAACAACTGTCCCTGCATTGGCTGCCGGACAAGAAACTACTGTAAACCTCCAGATAAAAATTACTAACCCTTTAAAATGGACTGCCGAAACACCCAACCTTTACACTACGGTTATAAGGCTAAAGCGAGATAATAGGGTAACCGAAACCATTTCGGCTAAAACGGGCTTTCGTAAAATAGAAATTAAGGGCCGCGTATTTATGGTGAACGGCGTGCCCATTAAACTAAAAGGCGTTAACCGGCACGAAAACTGGCCCGAGGTGGGCCACGCCATTACCGAAGCCCAAATGCGGCGCGACCTGGACGTTATTAAGCAGGGCAACTGTAACCACATCCGCACCTGCCATTACTCCGACGACCCGCGTTGGTATGAGTTGTGCGACGAATATGGTATTTACCTGGTTGCCGAGGCTAACCTGGAATGCCACGGGTTGATGAATAAACTGAATGATGAGCCACGCATAAAAGCGGCCATGGTTGATCGTAATGTTGCAAACGTGCAAAGCTTAAAAAATCATCCCAGCATCATCATCTGGTCGTTAGGTAACGAGTGTGGCACTGGCGGTGCTAATTTTTTAGCGGCGCTGGATGCTGTTAAAAACATTGACCAAACGCGGCCCACGCACTATGAGGGCTTTGGTGTTGGCGATAAAAACCCGGCTGATATAGACAGTAAAATGTATCCGCCAATTATTGCCTATGCAGACTCGGCCAATATTAAAAAACGTTTGCTGTCATCGGTAGAAAGGGCAGCTTTAGATAAAAAATTAACTAAGCCTTTTTACTTGTGCGAGTTTGCTCACGCCATGTTCAATTCTATGGGGTCGCTTAAAGAATACGGCGACCTGTTTGATAAATACCCTTCTATACTGGGGGGTGCGATATGGGAATTTCAAGATCAGGGTATTTGGAACCGTCGCGATCCGAAACACCCAATACTGGCCTTTGGCGGTGGTTTTGGCGAATTTCCGAATGACCACTATTTTATCCATAAAGGTGTTGTAGCTTCTGATCGTTCGGCCAAGCCGCATTACCCCGAAATGAAACGCGTTTTTCAATGGATCAGCGTAAGCGGGATCGACCTGCAAAAAGGCATCGTGAGTATCCGCAACAAATACCAGTTTATTAACCTATCAGCATTTAAATGTAAATGGACGATTACTAAAGATGGCAAACAAGTATCTTCGGGCAATATTAACCTGAATGGCATAGGTGCGCTAAGCCAAAAAAATGTTAAGATACCCTATGATAGTGATTTGTTTACGCCCGGAGCCGTTTATTACCTGCGCTTATCATTCACATTAGCCAACAATGAGCTGTGGGCAAAAGCAGGCTATGAACAAGCCGCAGAGCAATTGAAACTGCCAACAAAAGAGGCTGTTATGGCCAAAACTACCACCCAGCCAGCTTTGAAATTGAACGAAGATAAAGATGTGATTGTGGTTAGAGGTAACACCTTCGCTTTAACTTTTGATAAAACATTGGGTACTTTATCGGCCATTAAAAATAACAATAGCGAGGTGTTGATGAATAATGGCGGCCCGATGCTGCATTTATGGCGGGCGGCACACCAACAGGATGACCTTTGGGCCGATAAGGATTGGGATGCTTATGGCTTAAAGGAGCTGAAATGGACTGTTAATAACATAACGGCCAGCCAGGCGTCGCCATCAACTGTAGTGGTAAAGGTTGCTTTAACCGGCACGGGTAAAAAGGATTTTTGGATAAAGCACCAGATAATTTATACGATTACCGGCAACGGAACAATTAAAGTAGACAATGAGGTTGATAGTAACCAACCTACACTGGCGGTTGCGCATATGGGTGTGAGGTTGTTTTTGAATGCGGATTACCAACGGTTTAGTTATTTTGGACGAGGACCATTTGAAAACTATCCCGACCGTAAAACAGGATCGGATGTGGGGATTTACAACAGTACGGTTTGGCAGCAGCTTACGCCTTATGAAAAGCCAATGGAATGTGGCAATCACGAAGATGTACGTTGGGCAAAAATTTGGAGTATTAACGCAGGAACGGGCATTAAAGTAGCAGCTAGCAACCATCTGTTACAGGTATCGGCATTGCCTTTTAGCGACGAGGAACTGGCCGCAACAGAATATAAAATTGATTTGCCAAAAAGTAAGGCAACCGTACTTTGTATAAATTACCAAACCCTTGGTGTTGGCTCAAACAGTTGCGGCCCCAAGCCAATGCCCCAATATACAGTTTACGCCGCCCCCGCAAAATTTACGTATACACTATTATTGATACATTAA
- a CDS encoding GH92 family glycosyl hydrolase gives MSLPKYVKSCIMGACLLFVTHLAIAQGLANYVQPMAGTATATTSSALKHGSVLARYANTIPAVTVPFGMTQWTPQTQASESKCVPPYYYKDDVLNGIRGSHWLSGSCTQDYGSFSVMPITGKLKTTNYGATFKHTDETSGPDMYSINLKQYQLKAAVTATERCGMMQFTMNRADSLYLLIKANSDYHEGFVKIDKRRGEIWGYNPVHRIYQGWGKSAGFSGFFVIRIERAPGNTGAFLNDKIFTADSIKNDDGAGVYAGFKLNKGEKLTIRIGTSFTSLEGARKNLQAEMPGFNFEQVAAANKAKWEKTLGQIKIETNNVQDKRVFYTAYYHAMQQPRLFNDVDGRYPRFAGNYQIEKLAAGNYYDDFSMWDIYRAEIPLFEILNPPFVNNLAKSLLLKGKQGGWMPIFPCWNSYTSEMIGDHTTSVISSAYLKGITDFNANEAYQILRHNAFDIPANRADYVEGKGRRALDSYLKYKYIPVEDSVLDAFHKMEQVSRTLEYAYDDYALAQFAKRLKNTNDYSALIKRAMYYTNVFDASTGFTRGKHADGSWVSPFNPDKKETYITEGTPRQYTFYVPHDVPGLAKLMGGADKLEQELDSLFSKGEYWHGNEPGHQIPFMYNFTPSPWKTQAAVRKILAAEYSDGPGGLGGNDDAGQMSAWYMFAAMGFYPVNPISGQYMLCSPLFNQVAVSLQNGKKFQVICHKKSIKAMYIYAVKLNGKAMPNSYISYRDIMNGGQLDIYMQDMPAKNWASKPAYQPKGINN, from the coding sequence ATGAGTTTACCAAAATATGTTAAAAGCTGTATTATGGGTGCTTGTCTGTTATTCGTCACACACCTGGCTATAGCTCAGGGTTTGGCGAATTATGTACAACCAATGGCCGGTACAGCTACAGCCACCACATCATCAGCATTAAAACATGGTTCGGTACTGGCGCGTTACGCCAATACTATCCCCGCTGTTACCGTTCCTTTCGGGATGACACAATGGACACCTCAAACCCAGGCATCCGAAAGTAAATGCGTTCCGCCTTATTATTATAAGGATGATGTGTTAAATGGTATACGTGGCTCACACTGGTTAAGCGGATCGTGCACGCAGGATTACGGCAGCTTTAGCGTTATGCCCATCACAGGTAAATTAAAAACAACCAACTACGGTGCTACCTTTAAACATACAGATGAAACATCGGGTCCGGATATGTATAGCATTAACCTTAAACAATACCAGCTCAAGGCCGCAGTTACCGCCACCGAGCGCTGCGGCATGATGCAATTTACCATGAACAGGGCCGATAGCCTGTACCTGTTAATTAAAGCCAATAGTGATTACCACGAAGGGTTTGTAAAAATAGATAAGCGCAGAGGCGAAATATGGGGCTACAACCCGGTACACCGCATTTACCAGGGTTGGGGCAAAAGTGCAGGTTTCAGCGGTTTTTTTGTGATCCGTATTGAAAGGGCTCCGGGTAACACAGGTGCTTTTTTAAACGACAAAATATTTACTGCGGATAGTATTAAAAACGACGATGGCGCGGGTGTTTATGCCGGTTTTAAACTCAACAAAGGCGAAAAGCTAACCATACGGATAGGAACATCATTTACCAGCCTGGAAGGGGCCCGCAAAAATTTACAAGCCGAAATGCCGGGTTTTAATTTTGAGCAGGTTGCCGCAGCCAACAAAGCCAAATGGGAAAAAACTTTAGGCCAGATAAAAATTGAAACCAATAACGTGCAGGATAAACGTGTGTTTTACACCGCTTATTACCACGCCATGCAACAGCCGCGTTTGTTTAATGATGTAGATGGCAGGTATCCGCGGTTTGCGGGCAACTACCAGATAGAAAAATTAGCTGCTGGTAATTATTATGATGATTTCTCGATGTGGGATATTTACCGGGCCGAAATACCACTGTTTGAAATACTGAATCCACCGTTTGTAAATAACCTGGCGAAATCGTTGCTGCTGAAAGGAAAACAAGGCGGCTGGATGCCTATTTTCCCTTGCTGGAACAGTTATACTTCCGAGATGATAGGCGATCATACTACATCGGTAATCAGTTCGGCCTATTTAAAAGGCATTACTGATTTTAATGCCAACGAAGCTTATCAAATTTTAAGACATAACGCTTTTGACATTCCTGCCAACCGTGCCGATTATGTTGAAGGCAAAGGCCGGAGGGCTCTGGATAGCTATTTGAAATATAAATACATCCCGGTTGAGGATAGTGTGCTTGATGCCTTTCATAAAATGGAACAGGTTAGCCGCACACTGGAGTATGCTTACGATGATTATGCATTGGCGCAATTTGCAAAACGCCTTAAAAACACTAACGATTACAGCGCTTTAATTAAGCGGGCCATGTATTACACCAACGTATTTGATGCATCAACAGGCTTTACCCGCGGTAAGCATGCCGATGGTAGTTGGGTATCTCCTTTTAACCCCGATAAAAAAGAAACTTATATTACCGAGGGCACACCGCGCCAATACACCTTTTATGTGCCACATGATGTACCGGGGCTTGCCAAACTAATGGGCGGTGCCGATAAACTTGAACAAGAGTTAGATAGCTTGTTTAGCAAAGGCGAGTACTGGCACGGTAACGAGCCAGGTCATCAAATTCCGTTTATGTATAATTTTACGCCTTCCCCCTGGAAAACACAGGCCGCAGTACGTAAAATATTAGCCGCCGAGTATAGCGACGGGCCAGGCGGTTTAGGCGGTAACGACGATGCGGGCCAGATGTCGGCATGGTACATGTTTGCCGCTATGGGTTTTTATCCGGTTAACCCAATATCAGGCCAGTATATGTTGTGTTCGCCGTTGTTTAATCAAGTCGCGGTTAGCCTGCAAAACGGTAAAAAATTCCAGGTGATATGCCACAAAAAAAGTATAAAAGCAATGTACATTTATGCTGTAAAACTAAATGGCAAGGCAATGCCTAATAGCTATATCAGCTACCGCGATATAATGAACGGCGGGCAATTAGATATTTACATGCAAGATATGCCGGCTAAAAACTGGGCCAGTAAACCCGCTTATCAGCCCAAAGGCATCAATAATTAA